The following nucleotide sequence is from Azoarcus sp. CIB.
GGGTCGACGACCTCGGCCGATTCGATGCGTTTGATCAGGAAGCGGATGCGGCGGTCGATCTCGCGCAGGCGCTTCTTGCCGTAGATGTAGTCGCCGTTCTCGGAGCGGTCGCCGTTCGATGCGGCCCAGGCGACCGTCTCGACGAGCTTCGGCCGCTCGATGCGCACGATCTGGTCGAGTTCGACGCGCAGCGCGTCGTAGCCGCGCCGCGTCATGTAGTTCTTGGTCCCGGGAGGCAGGCGTACCGATACGGGGACGTCGTCATCGTCGTCCTGGCCGTCGCCTTCCTTCGTAAAAGCCTTGTTCACCTTGCGAGCCCATCCTGTTGCTGGGGTTCCGTTACCTGTCCCATTACCCGTTTTGTCACCACATGCAACCACGTCCGCTGTCGCGCCGTCGGCGCTTCATGATAACGGACAAGTACGTCGGTCGCGCACGACGCGACTGCTCGCGGCTGCACGGATTGATTCAATCCGATAAACTGGCGCGCTTTCACAAACATCTTGCAATCGCGAGACGCTACCGCGGTCGGCCGCCCCCGGGCGACACTTCGGCAGTCTCGCGACCCGCGCGCGCATCGCCCTGCGAAACGCGCGTTGCCGCGACTTCAACGCATTTTTCGCCGATTCATGACCCAAGCCGCCACTCCCTCTTCCGCCGATCTCGACGCGCTGCGTCTCGAAGTAGCGGGCCTCGTCGTCGAAGCCCTCAACCTGGACACGGCACCCGAGTCCATCCCGGCCGACGATTCGCTGTTCGGCGAAGGCCTGGGCCTCGACTCGATCGACATCCTCGAGGTCGCGCTCGTCGTCTCGAAGCGTTACGGCTTCCAGTTGCGTGCCGACAACGAGGACAACGTCAAGATCTTCCGCTCCCTGCGCAGCCTCACCGAGTACGTCGCGGCCAACCGCACGAAATGAGGCCCGCAGTCGTCCGCGTCGGGCGCGGACTGGCGATTGCCGTCGCCGTGGTTGCTTGGGCAGTGGCTGCGCACTACACGAGTGCGCTCGTCGATGAATCGTCCTGGGGCGCGCTCCTCGCGATCGCGCCCTTCGCGTTGATCGCTGCGGCTTTCGCCTGGCAATCGACGCGCCGCGGCCTGATGCTCGCGCTGCTTGCCACCGCCACGCTGGTGCTCGCACTCGCGTGGCCGACGCTCGCGCGCAACGTCGGCTGGCTGTATTTCGTCCAGCATGTCGGAACCAATGCCCTGCTGGGGCTCGGTTTCGGACGCACGCTCGGCGCAGGGCGCGAGCCGATGTGCACGCGTATCGCACGCACGATGCACGGCACCGTCAGCCCGGCGCTCGCGCGCTACACACGGCAGGTGACGGCCGCATGGGCGGTGTTTTTCGCGGGAACCGTGGCGATTTCCTGTCTGCTGTTCGCGTTCGGCACGATCGAAGCGTGGTCGACCTTCGCCAACCTTTTGACCATGCCGCTCGTCGGACTGATGTTCCTCGCGGAGTATCTCGTGCGCCTCAGGCTGCTCCCGGAAGATCGCAGCAGTATCCTCGACGCCGTCCGCGCGTATCGGCGTACCTCGCCCACGGCAAGCCCGGTCAACGAGCGATGACGCACCCCGGCCCTGCGGCGCTGCCGCTCCTCACGCACGCGAAACCCGATGCTGTCGTCGCCTGGCGGCACGATGGCCCTGTGACAATCGAACGCTTCCTGAGCGACGTACGGTGCCTCGCATCCAGCCTGCCTGCCGGAGGACACGTCCTGAACGTGTGCGCGGATCGCTACCGCTTCACCGTCGGGCTGGCCGCGAGCTTGGTGCGCGGCAAGATCAGCCTGCTGCCTTCGACGCACACTCCCGAGACCGTCCGGCAATTGCTGGCGTTTGCGCCCGATGCGTTCTGCCTGACCGACAGCCCGGTCTGTGACATCGACCTGCCGCAACATCGCCTCCTTGAAAGCGCGGAGGCATCCCCTTCGCCGGACGGTTCCGCGGTGCCGATGATCGCCGCGGACCAGACCGTGGCCTACGTATTCACGTCCGGCTCGACGGGCGTTCCGATGCCGCACCCGAAGACCTGGGGCGCGCTCGTGCGCAACATCGCGGCCGAGGCGGACAGGCTCGGGGTGGTCGGCAAGCCTTTCACGCTGATCGGCACCGTCCCTCCGCAGCACATGTACGGATTCGAATCGACCGTGCTGCTGGCGCTGTTGTCGGGCGGGGCAATCTGGTCGGGGCGGCCGTTCTACCCGGCGGACATCGTCCGGGCGCTGGACGCCGTTCCCCGCCCGCGCGTTCTGGTTTCCACCCCGTTCCACCTGCGCACCCTGCTGGCCGCCGATGCCGGGGTGCCGCCGGCCGATCTCGTCGTGTCCGCGACCGCGCCGCTGTCGGGCAATCTCGCGGTGGCCGTCGAGGCGCAGCTGCAGTGCCCGCTGATCGAGATCTACGGCTGCACCGAGACGGGCCAGACGGCCACTCGGCGCACCGCCGAGACCGTGGAATGGCAGCTCATGCGCGGCCTCAGGCTCAGCGTCGAGGATGGGAAGGTGTGGGCGCACGGAGGCCATGTCGAGACGCCGACCATGCTTAGCGACATCATCGAACCCACCTCGGGCGACCGCTTCCTGCTGCACGGACGGTCGGCCGATCTCGTGAATATCGCGGGCAAGCGCAGCTCGCTCGGGTACCTGAACCATCAGCTGAATGCGATCCCGGGTGTCGTCGATGGCAGTTTTTTCATGCCGGACGACGAACAGAGCGACGGGGTAACGCGCCTGACGGCAGTCGTCGTGGCACCGGGCCTCGACCGCTCCACGCTGCTGGCGGCGCTGCGCGAGCGCATCGACCCGCTGTTTCTCCCCCGCCCGCTGATCTTCGCGAATGCCCTTCCGCGCAACGCGACGGGCAAGCTTCCGCGCGCGGCGCTGGAAGAGCTGCGGCGCACTCTGGGCGGTGGCGAATGATCCACGAATCGAGCGTCTGGATTCCCGCCGATCATCGGTCGTTTGCGGGGCATTTTCCGGGTCGCCCGATCCTGCCGGGCGTGGTGCTGCTGGGCCTCGCGACGCGCGCGCTCGGGGACGCCCTCGGGCGCAACGTGCCGCCGTGCGGCATCGCATCGGCCAAGTTCCTGCGCCCGGTCGGCCCCGGCACGGATCTGCGTATTCGCCTTGCCGAGGCGGGCATGAACTGGCGTTTCGACATCCTTGCCGGGGAAGACTGCGTCGCGACCGGCTCCCTGCGGGTCGATCCGGCGTGAACGACGCGTCGAGCGCGAAACCCCGGCGCGGCACGGCCGAATGGGCGAGCCGGCCGGAGCGCAGCAATTACGCGACGCTGCGGCTGATGACCTGGATCTCGCTGCGGCTCGGTCGCCGCGTGGGGCGTGCGGTGCTGGTGCTGATTTCGGCCTACTTCCTGCTCTTCGCGCCGACCGCCCGGAGAGCCTCGCGTGAGTGGCTCGGACATGCCTTGGGCCGGCGTCCTACGGCCAGCGAACAGTTCCGGCATGTATTCAGCTTCGCGAGCACGATTCACGACCGCATCTATCTGGTAAATGACCGCTTCGACCTGTTCGACATCCGCGTGCATGGCGGCGAACTCGTGCGGGCGGCGGTGGCCGGCGGTCAGGGCGTGTTCCTGATGGGCGCGCACCTCGGGAGCTTCGAGGTCATGCGCGCGATCGCTCGCCAGCAACCCGGCATGCGCGTCGCGATGGTCATGTACGAGGAAAACGCGCGCAAGATCAACGACACGCTCGCGGCGATCAATCCAGCCGCACGCGCGGACATCATTCCGCTGGGACATCTGGATTCGATGCTGCACTTGAAGGAGCGGCTCGACGACGGCTCGCTCGTGGGCGTGCTTGCGGACCGCAGCCTGGGCGACGATCCGTCGCAGCCGGTCGAATTCTTCGGCGAACCCGCGGATTTCCCGGTCGGCCCGTGGCGCATCGCAGCGATGCTGAAGCGCCCGGTGATCCTGATGGTGGGCCTGTATCGCGGGGGCAACCGCTACGACGTGCACTTCGAGGAGCTCGCCGATTTCTCAGCGGCGACGCGCGAAAACCGGGCACACCTGATTCACGCGGCAGTCGAATGCTACGCCGCACGCCTCGCCCACTATGCCGGGCTGGCGCCGTACAACTGGTTCAATTTTTTCGATTTCTGGCAGAGCGCGCGCCGCCGCGCCGCGCATTGACCGCCTCCTGGAGTATCCGTGTTCAAAGTTGCTTCCACGCGTCTGCTCGTTGCCGCCCTGCTCGCTGCGGCTTCCGTGCTGCACGGCCCGCAGGCCATCGCGGCTGAGGCCTGGACGGTCGCCCAGCTGATGCAGGCCCTGGGCAAGCACCGCAACGGCCAAGCGACGTTCTCGGAGCGGAAGTATCTGGCGGTCCTCGACCAGCCCGTCGAATCGTCGGGCGAATTGCGCTTCCAGGCACCGGACCGGCTGGAGAAGATCACCCTCAAGCCACGCCCCGAATCGCTGGTCCTCGAGGGCAACAACCTGAGCGTGACGCGCGGCAAGAAGCAGTTCAACGTTCGCCTGTCAGACTACGGCGAAGTCGCCGGTTTCATCGACAGCATCCGGGCGACGCTGGCCGGCGACCGCAATACGCTGGAGCGTACCTACGCGCTGCACCTCGCCGGCAACGCCGAACGCTGGACCCTGACCCTGCTGCCGCGCGACACGCGCATGGCTGAGGTTGTCACCCGCATCAACATCGCCGGAACGCGCGGGCTGCTGCGCGAAATCGAAATCCTTCAGGCGGACGGCGACCGCTCCGTGATGGAGATCGTGGCGATGGGGCAGGCGCGGTGACACGCCGTTTCGTGCCGGCCCTGCTGCTATGGCTGGCCTTCGTCGCGGCCTGCATCGCCGTCGTGAGCCAGACGCGTTTCACGGCCGACCTCTCGGCCTTCCTGCCCGAAGCGCCCACTGCAGAGCAGCGCGTGCTTGTCGAGCAGTTGCGCGATGGCATGGTGTCCCGACTGCTGCTGGTCGGCATCGAGGGCGGCGACGCGGCGCAGCGGGCACAACTCTCGCGCGATCTCGCCGGGAAGCTGCGCGCCGATGCGGCCTTCGGCATGGTCGCGAACGGCGAACCCGTCCATCGCGAGCGCGACCACGCCCTGTTGTTCACCCACCGCTATGTCCTGAGCCCGGCCGTGAGCGCGGAACGCTTCACGACAACGGGCCTGCGGCAAGCCATCGCGGAGTCGATCGATCTCCTCGCCTCCCCCCTCGGCATGCTCACGAAGACACTGCTGCCGCGCGACCCCACCGGCGAGTTGCTGCAATTGCTGGAACGACTCGACGGCGGGGCGCGCCCTGCAATGCAGGAGGGCGTATGGGCGTCGCGGGACGGCAGGCGCGCCTTGCTGCTCGCCCAGACGCGCGCCTCGGGTTCGGACCTTGACGGCCAGCAGGCGGCCATCGCCTCCCTGCGTAACGCGTTTGCGGGCGAGGCGTCGAAGCTGCCTTCCGGAGCGGATTTGAAGCTGCTGGTTTCGGGCGCCGCCGTGTTCGCGGTCGACTCGCGCGCCACCATCGAGAGCGAAGTGACGCGGCTCGCGCTGCTCTCGACCGCGATCATCGCTGCGCTCCTGCTGTTCATCTACCGTTCGCCGACGGCCCTCGTGCTCGGCCTTCTGCCGGTCGTATCCGGGGCGCTGGCCGGCATCGTGGCGGTCAGCCTCGGGTTCGGCGTCATGCATGGCGTTACCCTCGGCTTCGGCACCACCCTGATCGGAGAGGCGGTCGATTACGCGATCTACCTCTTCGTCCAGTCCGGCCCCGCGAGGGGGAACGAAGGGCGCAACGCCTTCTGGCCAACGATACGCCTCGGCGTGATGACCTCCATCTGCGGCTTCGGTGCGCTGATGTTCTCGGGGTTTCCGGGGCTGGCACAGCTCGGCCTGTATTCGATCGCGGGCTTGATCGTCGCCGCGCTCGTGACCCGTTACATTCTGCCGCAGCTCCTGCCGGTCGGCTTCGCGATCCGCGACGTGACCCCGCTCGGCCTGCGCCTGCAGTGCGTTGTGGTCGCCGCCGGCAGGCTGCGCTGGATCCTCGCCGGAGTGGCGGCGCTTTCCGGCGCGCTCGTGTTCGCACAGCACGACCGCGTCTGGAACCACGAACTCGGAGCCCTGAGCCCGGTCCCGGCCGAGGCTCAGGCCGTCGACGCCGCATTGCGCAGCGATCTCGGGGCGCCCGACCTCCGTTACATGATTGTCGTGCGCGCGGCCGATGCGGACAGCGCCCTGCAGCGCGCAGAATCGGTGTCCGCACAACTGCAGACGCTTGTGGACGCCGGGGAGATCGGCGGCTACGAGAGTCCGTCGCTGTACCTGCCTTCGCAGACTCGGCAACTCGAGCGCCGGGCTGCGCTGCCCGATCCGCGCGAACTGGGCGAACGACTCGCCACCGCAACCGCGGGCCTGCCCCTGCCGGCCGAGCGACTCGCGCCCTTTATCGACGACATCTCCACCGCGCGCGCGCGCGCGCCGCTGACGCGCGCAGACCTCGACGGAACCAGCTTCGCGATGGCCGTGGATTCGCTGCTCCTGCGGCAGGGCGAGCAGTGGACCGCGCTGCTGCCGCTGCGCGCACCTGCGGCCGGAGCGCCTGCGAAAGAGATCGACCCGGCGGCCGTCCGCCGCGCGCTCGACGGGGCTGCGGATGCCAGCCCCATGTTCATCGACATGAAGGGCGAGTCCGGACGGCTCTACGCGAGCTACCTGCGCGAAGCGATCATGCTGTCGCTCGCGGGGGTGGCCGCAATCGTCGCGCTCCTCGCCGTCGCCCTGCGCTCGCCGCGACGCGTCGTGCGCGTCCTGTTGCCGCTCGCGGCCGCCGTGCTGACGGTCGTCGCCGGCCTCATGCTCTCCGGCGTCGCGCTGACGATCCTGCACCTCGTCGGCCTGCTGCTGATCGTCGCCGTGGGCTCCAACTACGCCCTGTTCTTCGACGGCCCGGGCGGCAGCGGCGGCCCTCCGCCCGCGACCCTGGCGTCGATGCTGTTTGCGAATCTCACGACGGTCGCCGGTTTCGGCGTCCTCGCGTTTTCCTCGGTGCCCGTGCTGCAGGCAATCGGGGGCACGGTCGGTCCCGGCGCCCTCCTCGCCCTGGTCTTCGCGGCTGCCTTCGCCCGCACGTCTTCATGCCCCGTCCCTGGCACCCCGGCGCGCTGATCGGCTTTTCGGCCGCGCTTCACGCCGCCGCGGCGGCAGGCATCGCCCTGCGCCCCGAAGCCTGGCCGTGGGCAGCGGGGGCCGTCGCCGCCAACCACGGCCTGCTCACGGCGGCCGGCCTGCTGCCGCGCTGCGCGCTGCTCGGCACGAACTGGACCCGGCTACCGACGGCCGCGGCTGCGCAGAGCGAGATCGCGCTGACGATCGACGACGGCCCCGATCCGGAGGTTACGCCGCGCGTGCTCGATCTCCTCGATACCCATCGCGCCGGGGCAACCTTCTTCGTCATCGGCCGGCTCGTGCGCGAACATCCGGCGCTCGCCCGCGAGATCGTCGCCCGCGGCCACGCCGTCGAGAACCACAGTGAACACCACCTCAAGACCTTCTCGCTGCACGGCCCGCGCTGGCTCGCCCGCGAGATCGGTGCCGCGCAGGACACCATCGCGGAAGTCTGCGGGCGGACACCGCGCTTCTTCCGTGCCCCGGCAGGCCTGCGCAATCCGTTCCTGGAGCCGGTCCTCGCCCGGCTCGACCTGCAACTCGCGTCATGGACCCGCCGGGCGTATGACACCCGCAACGGCGACGCCGATGCGGTTGCGTCGCGGCTGCTCGGCGGCCGCGACGGGAAGTTGCGCAGCGGCGACATCCTGCTGCTGCACGACGGCAACGCCGCACGCACGGCGCACGGGCGGGCGGTGATCCTCGAAGCTCTCCCAATGGTGCTCGACGGATGTCGGGCTTCAGGCCTGATACCGGTCACCCTCGAGCACGCCATCCCGTAAGCACGGCACCCGCCTGTCGCCCCGGCCAATGGCCGGAGCACCACGGCAGCATGTGAAGGGCATCCCCCGATCATCCCGGATTGCGGGGGATACCCTTTCGCTGCGCTACATTTTTCCGGCCCCCCGAATTCACGAGAATCCGCCCGACGCCAGGCATGTAACAAAGCGTATCCATCCGGATCTGCCTGGTCAGCCTATCGGGGAGTTCAATGAAAACGGGAACACGATTCACGCGGCTTTTCGCAAGTCGCGGCGTCCGCCTCATGGCGGGCCTGCTGCTCATCCATCTCGGCTTCGGCCTCGCGCAGGCGGCGCTACCGCCGGCCAGCGCGGCAAACGCCCCGCTGATCCGCTTTGCCGAGGGCGCGGAATACATCGGCGAGGAGCGTTGCCTCGCGTGCCACACCGCAGAGAACGACAAGTTCTCGCATACCACTCACGCCAAGGCTTTTCGCCTCAATCCGAAGAACGATCTTGAGCGTCGCGGCTGTGAGGCCTGCCACGGGCCCGGTTCGCGCCACGCCAACGAAAACTACATGGACAAGTCGCTCATCGTCAGCTTTACGCGCGAATCGACGAAAGCCGGCGAGCAGCAGAAGGACAAGTCCCTGATCGTCGGCTTCACCCGCGAGGCGGCGAAACCCGGCGAGGCGGCCAACAACAACGGCCCCGACCAAGGCAACGCGGTATGTCTGCAGTGCCACGACGGCAACCAGCGCATCTTCTGGCGCTCGTCCACGCACCAGACCAACGGGCTGGCCTGCACGGACTGCCACAACCCGATGGCGAAGTTCTCGGCCACCGGCCTGCAAAAGGCCAACAGCATTTCCGAGACTTGCTACAGCTGTCATCAGCAGCAGCGCATGGAGTTCCGCAAGCGCTCGCACATGCCCCTGCCCGAAGGGAAGATGTCCTGCGTCGATTGCCACAACCCGCATGGCTCGCCGACGAAGCCCCTGCTCAAGGCGGATACGGTGAACCAGCTCTGCTACAGCTGCCACCAGGAGAAGCGCGGCCCCTTCGTCTGGGAACACGCCCCGGTACGCGAAAGCTGCCTCAACTGCCACAGCCCGCACGGCTCGAATCAGGAAAAGCTGCTGACGACCCCACGCCCCTTCCTGTGCCAGCAGTGCCACACGCACACCACGCACCAGAACAACCTCCTCACGCAGGCCAACACTGCCAGCGGCACGCTGCCCGACGAACGCGTGATCGGTCGCGGCTGCTCGACGTGCCATGCGCAGATCCATGGCTCGAACCACCCGGCTGGCGCACGGATGCATCGCTAACGAGACTGAGGAACAACGATCATGAAAAACAAGGAATTCGTTCTGCTCCCGATCGTCGCGATGCTCGCGATGATGGGTACCGGTCCCGCCCGCGCCGACTCCGCAGCCGGCGTCGACACCGTGCTCGGCAACGCGGCTGCCCCCGGTGGCGGCGACACCACGCGCTACACGGACCCGCAAGGGTTCTCCGCCGTGATGGGCGGCAAGGGCCCATCGCATACGCCGAGCGCGCAGCTCTACCAATACCCGCCGGTGTCACCCGCCTACATCGAAGGCAGCGGCGGCTGGCAGTACTCGGGCAACATCGAAGCCGGCTACACCGGAGGCAAGGCCGACTCGAAGGCCGGCGGCTTCCGCGAATACGCGGACTGGAAGAACGGAGCGCTGCTCAACAGCTTCAACGTCAGCGCAGAGAAGCCGGACGCTGCGCTCTATCTGCGACTGCGGGGCGGCGGCGTCGACCGGAAGGACCAGTATTACGGCTTCGAGGCCGGACGATACAACGGCATCAAGTTCTCGCTGTTTCTCAATGACACGCCACATGTCTTCTCGACCAATGCCAGACCGCTGTGGAACGGTGTCGGCACCGATAACCTGACCCTGCCCGCCGGCCTTGCTGCAGGCACCCACACGCAATCCGACCCGGCCAGTTACGCTGCACTGCAAGCGGCAGTGGCGAATGCCCGCGAAACGACGTTGAGCGTCGACCGGCAGAAGATCGGCCTG
It contains:
- a CDS encoding phosphopantetheine-binding protein, with the translated sequence MTQAATPSSADLDALRLEVAGLVVEALNLDTAPESIPADDSLFGEGLGLDSIDILEVALVVSKRYGFQLRADNEDNVKIFRSLRSLTEYVAANRTK
- a CDS encoding polysaccharide deacetylase family protein gives rise to the protein MPRPWHPGALIGFSAALHAAAAAGIALRPEAWPWAAGAVAANHGLLTAAGLLPRCALLGTNWTRLPTAAAAQSEIALTIDDGPDPEVTPRVLDLLDTHRAGATFFVIGRLVREHPALAREIVARGHAVENHSEHHLKTFSLHGPRWLAREIGAAQDTIAEVCGRTPRFFRAPAGLRNPFLEPVLARLDLQLASWTRRAYDTRNGDADAVASRLLGGRDGKLRSGDILLLHDGNAARTAHGRAVILEALPMVLDGCRASGLIPVTLEHAIP
- a CDS encoding AMP-binding protein, producing the protein MTHPGPAALPLLTHAKPDAVVAWRHDGPVTIERFLSDVRCLASSLPAGGHVLNVCADRYRFTVGLAASLVRGKISLLPSTHTPETVRQLLAFAPDAFCLTDSPVCDIDLPQHRLLESAEASPSPDGSAVPMIAADQTVAYVFTSGSTGVPMPHPKTWGALVRNIAAEADRLGVVGKPFTLIGTVPPQHMYGFESTVLLALLSGGAIWSGRPFYPADIVRALDAVPRPRVLVSTPFHLRTLLAADAGVPPADLVVSATAPLSGNLAVAVEAQLQCPLIEIYGCTETGQTATRRTAETVEWQLMRGLRLSVEDGKVWAHGGHVETPTMLSDIIEPTSGDRFLLHGRSADLVNIAGKRSSLGYLNHQLNAIPGVVDGSFFMPDDEQSDGVTRLTAVVVAPGLDRSTLLAALRERIDPLFLPRPLIFANALPRNATGKLPRAALEELRRTLGGGE
- a CDS encoding MaoC/PaaZ C-terminal domain-containing protein; this encodes MIHESSVWIPADHRSFAGHFPGRPILPGVVLLGLATRALGDALGRNVPPCGIASAKFLRPVGPGTDLRIRLAEAGMNWRFDILAGEDCVATGSLRVDPA
- a CDS encoding acyl-CoA synthetase; translated protein: MNDASSAKPRRGTAEWASRPERSNYATLRLMTWISLRLGRRVGRAVLVLISAYFLLFAPTARRASREWLGHALGRRPTASEQFRHVFSFASTIHDRIYLVNDRFDLFDIRVHGGELVRAAVAGGQGVFLMGAHLGSFEVMRAIARQQPGMRVAMVMYEENARKINDTLAAINPAARADIIPLGHLDSMLHLKERLDDGSLVGVLADRSLGDDPSQPVEFFGEPADFPVGPWRIAAMLKRPVILMVGLYRGGNRYDVHFEELADFSAATRENRAHLIHAAVECYAARLAHYAGLAPYNWFNFFDFWQSARRRAAH
- a CDS encoding outer membrane lipoprotein carrier protein LolA, with protein sequence MFKVASTRLLVAALLAAASVLHGPQAIAAEAWTVAQLMQALGKHRNGQATFSERKYLAVLDQPVESSGELRFQAPDRLEKITLKPRPESLVLEGNNLSVTRGKKQFNVRLSDYGEVAGFIDSIRATLAGDRNTLERTYALHLAGNAERWTLTLLPRDTRMAEVVTRINIAGTRGLLREIEILQADGDRSVMEIVAMGQAR
- the greB gene encoding transcription elongation factor GreB; translated protein: MNKAFTKEGDGQDDDDDVPVSVRLPPGTKNYMTRRGYDALRVELDQIVRIERPKLVETVAWAASNGDRSENGDYIYGKKRLREIDRRIRFLIKRIESAEVVDPERQQGMEQVFFGATVTVLDVEDADGEGEGEQTWQIVGVDEADASSGRISWISPLARALMKAREGDVVRFQSPAGPREIEVVEIRYQ
- a CDS encoding MMPL family transporter; amino-acid sequence: MTRRFVPALLLWLAFVAACIAVVSQTRFTADLSAFLPEAPTAEQRVLVEQLRDGMVSRLLLVGIEGGDAAQRAQLSRDLAGKLRADAAFGMVANGEPVHRERDHALLFTHRYVLSPAVSAERFTTTGLRQAIAESIDLLASPLGMLTKTLLPRDPTGELLQLLERLDGGARPAMQEGVWASRDGRRALLLAQTRASGSDLDGQQAAIASLRNAFAGEASKLPSGADLKLLVSGAAVFAVDSRATIESEVTRLALLSTAIIAALLLFIYRSPTALVLGLLPVVSGALAGIVAVSLGFGVMHGVTLGFGTTLIGEAVDYAIYLFVQSGPARGNEGRNAFWPTIRLGVMTSICGFGALMFSGFPGLAQLGLYSIAGLIVAALVTRYILPQLLPVGFAIRDVTPLGLRLQCVVVAAGRLRWILAGVAALSGALVFAQHDRVWNHELGALSPVPAEAQAVDAALRSDLGAPDLRYMIVVRAADADSALQRAESVSAQLQTLVDAGEIGGYESPSLYLPSQTRQLERRAALPDPRELGERLATATAGLPLPAERLAPFIDDISTARARAPLTRADLDGTSFAMAVDSLLLRQGEQWTALLPLRAPAAGAPAKEIDPAAVRRALDGAADASPMFIDMKGESGRLYASYLREAIMLSLAGVAAIVALLAVALRSPRRVVRVLLPLAAAVLTVVAGLMLSGVALTILHLVGLLLIVAVGSNYALFFDGPGGSGGPPPATLASMLFANLTTVAGFGVLAFSSVPVLQAIGGTVGPGALLALVFAAAFARTSSCPVPGTPAR
- a CDS encoding DmsE family decaheme c-type cytochrome, with protein sequence MAGLLLIHLGFGLAQAALPPASAANAPLIRFAEGAEYIGEERCLACHTAENDKFSHTTHAKAFRLNPKNDLERRGCEACHGPGSRHANENYMDKSLIVSFTRESTKAGEQQKDKSLIVGFTREAAKPGEAANNNGPDQGNAVCLQCHDGNQRIFWRSSTHQTNGLACTDCHNPMAKFSATGLQKANSISETCYSCHQQQRMEFRKRSHMPLPEGKMSCVDCHNPHGSPTKPLLKADTVNQLCYSCHQEKRGPFVWEHAPVRESCLNCHSPHGSNQEKLLTTPRPFLCQQCHTHTTHQNNLLTQANTASGTLPDERVIGRGCSTCHAQIHGSNHPAGARMHR